A genomic region of Rhipicephalus sanguineus isolate Rsan-2018 chromosome 1, BIME_Rsan_1.4, whole genome shotgun sequence contains the following coding sequences:
- the LOC125759899 gene encoding uncharacterized protein LOC125759899, translated as MCPVAVACDSRAALQAVAKPEGAGFGTQLLVTKLHALLASGVDVSLHWVPSHVGIQGNEQADALAKEAHHSTVAVCRAVVASDYSRLTLRRLLLRCHPDERVARLEPPTRLPDRGLIDHLLCVCPALQAQRAALLAALRRQGIPAATQRDLLFPAQHHTQVFKAVLRFLEDTGLANRL; from the exons atgtgtcCCGTGGCCGTCGCgtgcgactcacgagccgcactgcaggccgTGGCGAAACCGGAAGGGGCGGGCTTCGGAACTCAACTGCTGGTCACCAAGCTGCATGCCCTCCTCGCCAGTGGCGTCGATGTCTCCCTGCATTGGGTCCCATCTCATGTGGGTATTCAGGGAAATGagcaagcagacgcactggcgaaggaggcacatcactctaccgtcgctgtctgccgtgctgtggtcgcctcagactattcgaggctgaccttgaggcggttgttgctacgctgccaccccgacgaacgtgtggccaggctggaacctccgacccggctgcctgacaggggcctc attgatcacctgttgtgtgtgtgcccagcgcttcaagcacaacgagctgccttgctcgccgcactccgtcgccagggtattcccgcggctacacagagagACCTCCTTttccctgcacagcaccacacccaggttttcaaggcggttcttcgcttccttgaggacactggactggccaaccggctatag